Proteins from a single region of Nomascus leucogenys isolate Asia chromosome 2, Asia_NLE_v1, whole genome shotgun sequence:
- the LOC100584149 gene encoding sulfotransferase 1A3 isoform X2: MELIQDISRLPLEYVKGVPLIKYFAEALGPLQSFQAQPDDLLINTYPKSGTTWVSQILDMIYQGGDLEKCNRAPIYIRVPFLEVNDPGDPSGLETLKDTPSPRLIKSHLPLALLPQTLLDQKVKVVYVARNPKDVAVSYYHFHRMEKMHPEPGTWDSFLEKFMAGEVSYGSWYQHVQEWWELSRTHPVLYLFYEDIKENPKREIQKILEFVGRSLPEETVDFMVQHTSFKEMKKNPMTNYTTVPQELMDHSISPFMRKGMAGDWKTTFTVAQNERFDADYAEKMAGCSLSFRSEL; encoded by the exons ATGGAGCTGATCCAGGACATCTCCCGCCTGCCACTGGAGTACGTGAAGGGGGTCCCACTCATCAAGTACTTTGCAGAGGCACTGGGGCCCCTGCAGAGCTTCCAAGCCCAGCCTGATGACCTGCTTATCAACACCTACCCCAAGTCCG gcACCACCTGGGTGAGCCAGATACTGGACATGATCTACCAGGGCGGCGACCTAGAGAAGTGTAACCGGGCTCCCATCTACATACGGGTGCCCTTCCTTGAGGTCAATGATCCAGGGGATCCCTCAG GGCTGGAGACTCTGAAAGACACACCGTCCCCACGGCTCATCAAGTCACACCTGCCCCTGGCCCTGCTCCCCCAGACTCTGTTGGATCAGAAGGTCAAG GTGGTCTATGTTGCCCGAAACCCAAAGGACGTGGCGGTCTCCTACTACCATTTCCACCGTATGGAAAAGATGCACCCTGAGCCTGGAACCTGGGACAGCTTCCTGGAAAAGTTCATGGCTGGAGAAG TGTCCTACGGGTCCTGGTACCAGCACGTGCAGGAGTGGTGGGAGCTGAGCCGCACCCACCCTGTTCTCTACCTCTTCTATGAAGACATAAAAGAG AACCCCAAAAGGGAAATTCAAAAGATCCTGGAGTTTGTGGGGCGCTCCCTGCCAGAGGAGACCGTGGACTTCATGGTTCAGCACACGTCGTTCAAGGAGATGAAGAAGAACCCTATGACCAACTACACCACCGTCCCCCAGGAGTTGATGGACCACAGCATCTCCCCCTTCATGAGGAAAG GCATGGCTGGGGACTGGAAGACCACCTTCACCGTGGCGCAGAATGAGCGCTTCGATGCAGACTATGCGGAGAAGATGGCaggctgcagcctcagcttccgcTCTGAGCTGTGA
- the LOC100583821 gene encoding uncharacterized protein LOC100583821, with the protein MARSTIISISEMWTGPQQRQGVSWLLNSRIRSRLEDEPLCLGRTSPAARGRAGCTALLDPGTGSGSGSASAKGPARRPGAEEARRSVASALRLTEVGAQLDREARPGRGCQAHSNRGRPVRMGSRARRAQSPWGGEQECSCEPRRALPPAQPSAAGPLLSHRRTESSLPASAEPWPRNCLKARPLHLPTSVPASSPAAKIAGLYNDLEPPRKTMRRGVLMTLLQQSAMTLPLWIGKPGDKPPPLCGAIPASGDYVARPGDKPQDDYSILFEDTSYADGYSPHLSVAQRYLVASKEPKKK; encoded by the exons ATGGCCAGAAGTACTATCATCTCCATCTCAGAGATGTGGACAGGGCCGCAACAGCGTCAGGGCGTTTCCTGGCTCCTCAACAGCAGGATCCGAAGTCGTCTGGAggatgagccgctgtgcctggggCGGACCTCCCCTGCAGCGCGCGGGCGCGCAGGGTGCACAGCCCTCTTGGACCCCGGCACCGGCTCAGGCTCAGGCTCAGCGTCAGCAAAGGGACCTGCGCGGCGCCCTGGGGCGGAGGAGGCCCGAAGGTCAGTGGCCAGTGCGCTGCGGCTGACGGAGGTCGGGGCGCAACTGGACCGGGAGGCGCGCCCAGGGCGGGGGTGCCAGGCCCACTCCAACCGCG GGCGGCCAGTGAGGATGGGAAGCCGTGCACGACGAGCACAGTCTCCATGGGGAGGAGAACAGGAATGTTCCTGTGAGCCCCGCCGCGCCCTACCGCCAGCGCAGCCCAGCGCCGCGGGTCCCCTCCTATCTCACCGGAGAACGGAGTCTTCACTCCCAGCTTCAGCCGAGCCCTGGCCCCGCAACTGCCTGAAGGCACGCCCCCTGCACCTGCCCACCTCAGTTCCCGCCTCCAGCCCAG CGGCCAAGATCGCAGGTCTCTACAATGACTTGGAGCCACCCCGGAAGACCATGCGCAGAGGGGTGCTGATGACCCTGCTGCAGCAGTCGGCCATGACCCTGCCCCTGTGGATCGGGAAGCCTGGTGACAA GCCCCCACCCCTCTGTGGGGCCATCCCCGCCTCAGGAGACTACGTGGCCAGACCTGGAGACAAG CCCCAGGATGACTACTCTATCCTGTTTGAAGACACCTCCTATGCAGACGGCTACTCCCCTCACCTCAGTGTGGCCCAGAGGTACCTGGTAGCTTCTAAGGAGCCCAAGAAAAAGTGA